A window of the Brassica napus cultivar Da-Ae chromosome C5, Da-Ae, whole genome shotgun sequence genome harbors these coding sequences:
- the LOC106442743 gene encoding uncharacterized protein LOC106442743 isoform X1: MASLSHYHYHQKDDDDDDEYSHLFQEFDDFPANIPEPKERKKRIFIERNREEGDRQLWNDYFSETPTYPPNIFRRRFRMSKPLFLRIVDRLSTEVEYFAPTEDAVGRQSLSPLQKCTAAIRLLAYGGGADTVDEYVRLGETTARNCLHRFSAAIINLFGHEYLRRPTSEDLERLLHKGEERGFPGMIGSIDCMHWEWKNCPTAWQGMYSRGTDKPTIVLEAVASYDLWIWHAFFGAPGTMNDLNILDRSPVFDDIINGVAPEVNFHVNGREYDLAYYLTDGIYPEWTTFIKSIRLPQGPKHSLFAETQEAVRKDVERAFGVLQARFAVIKNPARIWKKSMISNVMRACIILHNMIVEDERRTDDQDETFQDADISFLVKEPTELFSSLDRRARVRGRPVHQQLKHDLIEHIWDKFG, encoded by the coding sequence atgGCATCTTTATCTCATTACCATTACCATcaaaaagatgatgatgatgatgatgaatattCACATCTCTTTCAAGAATTTGATGACTTCCCTGCTAATATTCCGGAACCGAAAGAGCGAAAAAAACGTATATTTATCGAGAGAAACCGGGAAGAAGGCGACCGGCAgctatggaatgattatttctcGGAAACTCCTACATACCCTCCCAATATATTCCGACGGCGCTTTCGAATGAGTAAACCCTTATTCTTGCGTATTGTCGACCGTCTCTCTACGGAAGTTGAGTATTTTGCTCCAACAGAAGATGCAGTCGGAAGGCAAAGTCTATCACCACTCCAAAAATGCACGGCTGCAATTCGTCTATTGGCTTATGGTGGTGGGGCCGATACAGTCGACGAATATGTCCGACTTGGTGAAACAACAGCTCGGAATTGCTTGCATCGATTTTCCGCCGCAATTATCAACTTGTTTGGCCATGAATATCTAAGACGTCCAACATCGGAGGATCTTGAAAGACTACTACATAAGGGAGAAGAacgtggatttcccgggatgattggaagcatcgactgtatgcactgggagtggaagaattgccctACCGCTTGGCAAGGTATGTACTCACGAGGAACCGATAAACCAACGATTGTCCTCGAGGCCGTAGCTTCTTAtgacctctggatatggcatgcattTTTCGGAGCTCCAGGTACGatgaacgatcttaatattctagatcgatcacctgtttttgatgacattattaacGGAGTTGCTCCGGAAGTCAACTTCCATGTGAACGGAAGGGAGTACGATTTGGCCTACTATCTCactgatggtatttatccggAATGGACGACTTTTATAAAATCTATCCGACTACCACAGGGTCCAAAGCATTCACTATTTGCTGAAAcccaagaagctgtccgaaaagacgttgagcgtgcttttggagtcctCCAAGCTAGATTCGCCGTTATTAAAAATCCAGCAAGAATATGGAAAAAATCCATGATATCTAAtgttatgagagcatgtatcatactccataatatgattgtagAAGATGAACGACGTACAGACGATCAAGATGAGACGTTTCAAGATGCAGATATTTCTTTTCTCGTTAAGGAACCTACTGAGCTTTTCAGTTCACTTGATCGTCGAGCAAGAGTTCGGGGTAGACCAGTCCATCAACAATTGAAACATGATTTGATCGAACATATATGGGATAAGTTTGGGTAA
- the LOC106442743 gene encoding glutathione S-transferase T3-like isoform X2, whose product MVHFGESQQADIPPFSSQETATPLTSKDRKKWTPADDEVIISAWINTSKDSVVGNSQKLGTFWSRVGEYYAASPHAKQSGDRREHLNIKQRWHKINDFTNKFCAAYAAAERQISSGQSDHDVLKMAHEIYFADHKKKFTLEHAWCILRFEQKWLSLNTPKPTGSSKRKECDTPSQSTNTTAADDEVRPEGVKAAKAKRNTAKGKSVADYATIMEMKREDWEMKKDDLDRKERLSKLAILDTLLAKKEPLKEAEEVVKNNLLKLLY is encoded by the coding sequence ATGGTCCACTTTGGAGAGTCACAACAGGCTGATATCCCTCCTTTTAGTTCACAAGAAACCGCGACACCATTGACCTCTAAGGACAGAAAGAAGTGGACACCAGCTGATGACGAGGTTATCATCAGCGCTTGGATAAACACGTCTAAGGATTCGGTGGTAGGAAATTCACAGAAGTTAGGGACCTTCTGGTCCCGAGTAGGTGAATATTATGCTGCATCTCCACATGCAAAACAGAGTGGTGACCGAAGAGAGCATCTGAATATAAAACAGAGGTGGCACAAGATAAACGATTTCACCAACAAGTTCTGTGCTGCATATGCAGCAGCAGAGAGACAGATCAGCTCTGGTCAGAGTGATCACGATGTTCTCAAGATGGCGCACGAGATCTACTTCGCTGATCACAAGAAGAAATTTACTCTTGAGCATGCGTGGTGTATTCTGCGGTTTGAACAGAAGTGGCTAAGTCTGAACACTCCTAAACCGACTGGTTCTTCAAAGCGAAAAGAATGTGACACCCCGAGCCAAAGTACAAACACCACTGCTGCTGATGATGAGGTCCGGCCTGAAGGTGTAAAGGCGGCTAAGGCTAAAAGGAACACTGCAAAAGGAAAGTCAGTGGCTGATTATGCGACCATCATGGAGATGAAGAGGGAAGATTGGGAGATGAAGAAGGATGATTTGGACAGGAAGGAGAGACTGTCTAAGCTAGCTATTCTAGACACTCTTTTAGCCAAAAAAGAACCACTGAAAGAGGCTGAAGAAGTTGTAAAGAATAACTTACTAAAGTTGTTGTACTGA